The following proteins come from a genomic window of bacterium:
- a CDS encoding MarR family transcriptional regulator gives MSLQRELKLPQPFQNKKHEALLNILRTASLLSKRGDSFFSKYEVTMAQFNLLMVLKYSGLAHLTQSEIAERLLVNRANITGLIDRLEKTGLVERMPDKKDRRHYFITFTSKGRKTVDQIEQAYDKEVNLLMRDISDAEASEVIRVMEKLREPDAL, from the coding sequence ATGAGCCTGCAGCGCGAATTAAAGCTTCCACAGCCTTTTCAAAATAAAAAACATGAAGCGTTGCTCAATATTTTAAGGACAGCTTCTTTACTTTCAAAAAGAGGCGACAGTTTTTTTTCAAAGTATGAAGTAACAATGGCGCAGTTCAATTTGCTGATGGTTTTAAAGTACAGCGGACTGGCGCATTTAACACAAAGCGAAATAGCCGAAAGGCTGCTTGTTAACAGGGCGAATATAACAGGCCTTATAGACAGGCTTGAAAAAACAGGGCTTGTTGAGCGTATGCCGGATAAAAAAGACAGAAGGCATTATTTTATTACATTTACTTCCAAGGGCAGAAAGACCGTGGATCAGATTGAACAGGCGTATGATAAAGAGGTGAATTTACTAATGAGAGATATTTCGGACGCGGAAGCATCAGAAGTTATAAGGGTGATGGAGAAACTCAGAGAACCGGATGCATTATGA
- a CDS encoding lysophospholipase: MKEMILKTGDSEKIYANWHKEGYDNCLLISHGFLQYKDSQTFSELASRFSLFMDVLSIDLRGHGKSSGVFTYGSKEKLDVSAALDFISGKYAKIFIMGFSLGASASLQAAAGRKDVTGLILVSIPSYFHKIFPKFWTLEAIRTLITSIGSGKKVRGFNLFYKKKDNTAVIREILAPALIIYASHDWLVGNSHVADIKKEAPANVEFIGFEGPQHAEHIFEKNKDEFIYKILKWIKTIVNPFGETGSPAGEKKGVKGYE; encoded by the coding sequence ATGAAAGAGATGATATTAAAGACAGGGGATTCCGAAAAAATATACGCCAACTGGCATAAAGAAGGGTATGACAACTGCCTTCTCATCAGCCATGGTTTTCTGCAGTATAAAGACTCACAAACGTTTTCAGAGCTTGCATCCCGTTTTTCTTTATTTATGGATGTTTTGAGCATTGATTTAAGGGGCCACGGTAAAAGCTCGGGAGTTTTTACCTACGGTTCGAAAGAGAAATTGGATGTTTCCGCCGCGCTGGATTTTATAAGCGGGAAATACGCAAAAATATTTATAATGGGATTTTCACTCGGCGCTTCGGCGTCTCTTCAGGCCGCTGCCGGAAGAAAGGATGTGACTGGTTTAATACTTGTAAGCATACCCTCTTATTTTCATAAAATATTTCCTAAGTTCTGGACTCTTGAGGCCATCAGAACATTAATAACAAGCATAGGCTCAGGGAAAAAGGTCAGGGGTTTTAACCTGTTTTATAAGAAAAAAGACAACACGGCCGTTATCAGAGAGATTTTAGCGCCGGCCCTTATTATATACGCTTCACATGACTGGCTTGTGGGAAACAGCCACGTTGCGGATATAAAAAAAGAAGCTCCGGCAAATGTTGAATTTATTGGATTTGAGGGGCCGCAGCACGCCGAGCATATTTTTGAAAAAAATAAAGATGAATTTATATATAAAATACTGAAATGGATTAAAACCATAGTAAATCCCTTTGGAGAAACAGGTTCTCCTGCGGGAGAAAAGAAGGGAGTAAAAGGGTATGAATAA
- a CDS encoding glycerate kinase: MRKNIRNMKNDAGRIIKESIKSVDPGMAVSRIVRLKGRFLSVGQNKIDLDNINNIYVIGLGKASSRMAEPLEKMLGSRLTGGIINTKYGHNAGLKKIKINECGHPVPDRNGLRGAKEICDFVKQAGENDIVFCLISGGGSALFPLPAGGLSFSDKQKTTQLLLKSGATIQEVNTVRKHISSVKGGRLAKLISPARVVSLILSDVIGDDVGFIASGVTAPDPTTFADCINIIKSYRLRKKMPLQVMEYLNRGAKVSCMETPKPGDPVFKKVSNVLVGTNFLACDAAMKKATSLGYNALLLSTVIEGETKDVAKVHSAVAKEVLLSGNPVKKPACVISGGETTVTVKGNGKGGRNMEFCLACVKHISGFNNIVIASVGTDGTDGPTDSAGAVVDSGTFEKALKKKCIPAEYLENNDSYNFFRKCGGLYITGPTGTNVMDIRLMLVT, from the coding sequence ATGAGGAAAAATATACGGAATATGAAAAATGACGCAGGCAGGATTATAAAGGAATCCATCAAATCTGTTGACCCGGGGATGGCCGTTTCACGGATAGTAAGGCTTAAAGGCCGGTTTCTTTCGGTCGGGCAAAATAAAATAGACCTGGACAATATCAATAATATCTATGTTATAGGTCTGGGCAAAGCTTCTTCCCGGATGGCGGAGCCGCTGGAAAAAATGCTCGGTTCCAGGCTGACAGGGGGAATCATCAATACTAAATACGGGCATAATGCCGGGTTGAAAAAGATAAAGATAAATGAATGCGGACACCCCGTACCTGACAGGAATGGCTTAAGGGGGGCGAAGGAAATATGTGACTTTGTAAAGCAGGCCGGAGAGAACGATATTGTTTTCTGCCTGATATCCGGCGGCGGTTCGGCTCTTTTTCCCCTGCCGGCCGGCGGCCTTTCCTTTTCCGACAAGCAAAAGACAACCCAGCTTTTACTGAAATCCGGGGCTACAATACAGGAAGTGAATACGGTCAGGAAGCATATTTCTTCCGTTAAAGGCGGAAGGCTTGCAAAATTGATAAGCCCTGCCAGAGTAGTATCCCTGATACTTTCCGACGTTATAGGCGATGATGTGGGTTTTATAGCTTCCGGAGTGACAGCGCCGGATCCTACAACTTTCGCGGATTGCATTAACATTATAAAGAGCTATAGATTGCGGAAAAAAATGCCGTTACAGGTAATGGAATATCTTAACAGGGGGGCTAAAGTCTCTTGTATGGAAACGCCGAAACCCGGAGACCCTGTTTTTAAAAAAGTATCCAACGTTCTTGTTGGAACTAATTTTCTCGCTTGTGACGCGGCTATGAAAAAAGCAACATCACTGGGATATAACGCATTACTGCTTTCCACTGTGATAGAGGGGGAAACGAAAGATGTTGCCAAAGTTCATTCGGCTGTCGCTAAGGAAGTGCTGTTATCAGGCAATCCCGTTAAAAAACCGGCCTGCGTAATCTCTGGCGGAGAAACCACGGTTACAGTCAAAGGAAACGGCAAGGGTGGAAGAAATATGGAATTTTGCCTGGCTTGTGTTAAACATATAAGCGGATTTAATAACATTGTTATAGCGAGCGTCGGGACAGACGGGACGGACGGCCCCACGGATTCGGCGGGCGCTGTTGTAGACTCAGGCACTTTTGAAAAAGCTTTAAAGAAAAAATGCATTCCCGCGGAATATCTGGAGAATAACGATTCATACAATTTTTTCAGGAAATGCGGCGGCCTTTATATAACGGGCCCGACAGGCACTAATGTGATGGATATACGGCTTATGCTGGTTACATGA
- a CDS encoding NAD+ synthase, which produces MKIAIAQLNPVVGDITGNLSKLEKILKQFRLLKPDLAVFSELFITGYPPRDLLTSRWFIKLVFKANKEVLKISKKYKGTGILVGSITPAKEIAGKKLYNSALLCYNGRLIATIHKTLLPAYDVFDETRYFQPSDEIRPVYFKNKKLGITICEDAWNSGKSGVYNKQYASNPVKILAGKKADIIINLSASPYQVSKDKIRFELFGDQARKFNVPFLFVNQAGGNDELIFDGGSMYIDSKGRLNTSLPSFKETTELIDTDGKQEPIVFRPLNKTESVYNALCLGLKDYVKKCGFKKVVLGISGGIDSAVVCCIAARALGTENVTGIMMPSKFSSMSSIEDSKKLIENLGIESKTIPINRIVASFESSLKTHFKNTGPGITEENIQARVRGNILMALSNKFGWLVLSTGNKSELAVGYCTLYGDMSGGLSVLSDVPKTLVYQIARHINNNGDIIPLNIVTKAPSAELKPGQTDQDTLPPYGALDKIIELYIDKKLPVSEIAGKNLPKNTVRWVVNTINKNEYKRKQAAPGLKVTSTAFGMGRRMPVAAKYLL; this is translated from the coding sequence ATGAAAATAGCCATCGCACAGTTAAATCCCGTTGTGGGAGACATTACAGGAAACCTGTCCAAACTCGAAAAAATCCTGAAGCAGTTCCGTTTACTCAAACCGGATTTGGCAGTCTTCTCTGAATTATTCATAACAGGTTATCCGCCAAGGGATTTGCTTACAAGCAGGTGGTTTATTAAACTGGTGTTCAAAGCAAATAAAGAAGTGCTGAAAATATCGAAAAAATATAAAGGTACGGGTATTCTGGTCGGGAGCATAACGCCGGCAAAAGAAATCGCGGGCAAAAAACTTTACAACTCCGCTCTCCTCTGCTATAACGGCAGACTGATCGCGACCATACACAAAACTCTTCTGCCCGCATATGATGTTTTTGATGAAACAAGATATTTTCAGCCTTCGGATGAAATCCGGCCGGTATATTTTAAAAATAAAAAACTCGGTATCACAATATGCGAAGACGCATGGAATTCCGGAAAATCGGGCGTTTACAACAAACAATACGCCTCTAATCCGGTAAAAATACTTGCCGGGAAAAAAGCGGATATAATAATCAATCTGTCCGCATCCCCGTATCAGGTGTCCAAGGATAAAATCCGTTTCGAACTTTTCGGCGACCAGGCCAGAAAATTCAATGTTCCCTTCCTCTTTGTCAACCAGGCGGGGGGAAATGATGAGTTGATATTCGACGGCGGCAGCATGTATATAGACAGTAAAGGCCGCCTGAATACCTCGTTGCCCTCATTTAAAGAAACCACTGAATTAATAGATACGGATGGGAAACAGGAACCGATAGTGTTTAGGCCCTTGAATAAAACCGAATCTGTATATAATGCTCTCTGTCTCGGGTTAAAGGATTATGTGAAAAAATGCGGGTTTAAAAAAGTTGTTCTGGGAATTTCGGGCGGCATAGATTCCGCGGTGGTGTGCTGTATCGCGGCAAGGGCGCTGGGAACAGAAAACGTAACGGGAATCATGATGCCTTCAAAATTCTCTTCCATGTCCAGCATTGAGGATTCAAAAAAACTCATAGAAAATCTCGGGATAGAATCAAAAACGATACCTATAAACAGGATCGTCGCTTCATTTGAGTCTTCCCTCAAAACACATTTTAAAAACACCGGCCCCGGCATCACCGAAGAAAATATCCAGGCAAGGGTCAGAGGCAATATTTTAATGGCACTGTCGAACAAATTCGGATGGCTTGTTCTGTCAACAGGCAATAAAAGCGAACTTGCGGTGGGTTATTGCACATTATACGGAGATATGAGCGGCGGGTTGAGCGTACTCTCGGACGTACCCAAGACTCTTGTATATCAAATCGCCCGGCACATCAACAATAACGGCGATATCATACCCCTCAATATAGTTACAAAAGCCCCTTCGGCCGAACTCAAGCCGGGACAGACAGATCAGGACACGCTTCCGCCCTATGGCGCGCTCGATAAAATAATTGAATTATATATAGACAAAAAACTGCCGGTTTCCGAAATCGCGGGGAAAAACCTTCCCAAAAATACTGTAAGATGGGTTGTAAATACAATCAATAAGAACGAATATAAAAGAAAACAGGCGGCGCCGGGTTTAAAAGTCACATCTACCGCATTCGGCATGGGAAGAAGAATGCCCGTCGCGGCAAAATACCTGCTGTAG
- a CDS encoding 6-phosphofructokinase encodes MGDKLTGNVVVGQSGGPTCVINQSLIGVVRECSKYPQMHKVYGALHGVKGILEENFTDLTREDIKNLELVANTPSSGLGSVRMKPKEEDCIRMFEVFKAHNVRYFFYIGGNDTAETADIVNNVARQRDYELRVFHIPKTIDNDLLVTDHCPGFGSAAKFVACAVMGDNLDNRSLPGIKINVVMGRHAGFLTAATILARKYEDDGPHLIYVPEAVFEKEKFAEDVNKVYQKHGRAVICVSEGVHDENGNPIFTTGEKDSHGNVQLSGSGALGDYLAAEIKAKLKVKRVRADTFGYLQRCFPGVVSEIDAEEARFVGEKAVQLAAGANIDGSVIIRRAGGKSYKAEFDRTDLKNVAKKTKPLDKKYINKERNNITEEYIDYVKPLAGKLPEIGRFHIHKIAKILNK; translated from the coding sequence ATGGGAGATAAATTAACGGGAAATGTTGTTGTCGGGCAATCAGGAGGCCCTACCTGTGTCATAAATCAGAGCCTTATAGGTGTTGTCAGAGAATGTTCGAAATACCCGCAGATGCATAAAGTTTACGGAGCCTTGCATGGAGTAAAAGGCATTCTTGAGGAAAATTTCACGGATCTGACGCGCGAGGATATTAAGAATCTTGAACTTGTGGCAAATACACCTTCTTCCGGGCTGGGTTCAGTCAGGATGAAACCGAAAGAAGAAGACTGTATCAGGATGTTTGAGGTTTTTAAAGCCCATAATGTGAGATATTTTTTCTATATAGGCGGGAATGATACCGCGGAAACGGCTGATATTGTAAACAATGTGGCAAGGCAGAGGGATTATGAGCTGAGGGTCTTCCATATACCGAAAACAATAGATAATGATTTGCTGGTTACAGACCACTGTCCCGGTTTCGGAAGCGCGGCAAAGTTTGTGGCCTGCGCGGTCATGGGCGATAACCTTGACAACAGGTCATTGCCCGGAATAAAAATAAATGTTGTGATGGGAAGACACGCAGGTTTTTTGACCGCAGCTACCATTCTGGCAAGAAAGTACGAGGATGACGGCCCGCACCTGATATATGTTCCCGAAGCTGTTTTTGAAAAGGAAAAGTTTGCGGAAGATGTTAATAAGGTATATCAGAAACACGGAAGGGCTGTCATATGTGTTTCTGAAGGGGTGCATGATGAAAACGGCAATCCAATCTTTACAACCGGCGAGAAAGATTCGCATGGAAACGTGCAGTTGAGCGGAAGCGGAGCATTGGGCGATTATCTTGCGGCTGAAATTAAGGCAAAACTTAAGGTTAAAAGAGTCAGGGCTGATACTTTCGGGTATCTGCAGCGTTGTTTCCCGGGGGTGGTTTCCGAAATTGATGCGGAAGAGGCCAGGTTTGTAGGAGAAAAAGCAGTTCAGCTTGCGGCAGGCGCTAATATTGACGGCAGCGTAATAATCAGGCGCGCAGGCGGAAAAAGCTACAAGGCCGAGTTTGACAGGACAGACCTTAAAAATGTCGCTAAAAAGACAAAGCCGCTTGATAAAAAATATATAAATAAAGAGCGGAATAATATAACTGAAGAATATATAGACTACGTAAAACCGCTTGCGGGCAAACTCCCTGAAATAGGCAGATTCCATATCCATAAAATAGCGAAAATCCTGAATAAATAA
- a CDS encoding DUF2157 domain-containing protein produces the protein MNKCPVNLYQWTWLKRHLEWWKSLNIISPETAGKITDLYTFEKVPEKRHPSLSAPVKILTVFGSIFVGLGIILFISFNWKHMGPFFKIGTVSALVFVCHALAALLYSKKYEKSAVSLSLLGNIIFGADIYLVAQVFNIISRFPNGIFLCAAGSALTVYLYRSRTNYYFTCALMLMWVLGESIGYKTANYLFIPALLLIMLPLGYWLKSRAGVVISLCVAWYWMIANSFIWVNTYLSVIQMMPAFLFGMTVYLCAYMHKDKETVKYLEPCYRWSGTAFMLLSAFAFANAGIFEDAKYILNSIKLPSLICMVLLLVCVAVLYGMYSIRTKDKIFIPLAVISALLLFFLPSMKYFKIIAVIPLAVLAMGLYDKTRKPVFPILLSAYIPFYLFLYSIRWQSAPGIFSLLILAGVILYSFNWFVFNAGKIQLEYVYGYMGLGIVLFIFYIFSFNLEPVYNYRDFHKMNFEFWIFWAFLFAVSSAMVLKVFMEKEKPRLFEFLTLASGIVFSVLMALAAKLSYFSIYVSGISNIIIVVLSTGIIITGYRIDRIGLKITGFTFLILEIFSRYFDSGWDFLTRSLMFISVGVVLITAGIVLEKNKEKLLVKGGI, from the coding sequence ATGAATAAATGTCCTGTAAATCTGTACCAGTGGACTTGGCTGAAACGCCATCTTGAGTGGTGGAAATCCCTGAATATCATTTCGCCGGAAACCGCGGGCAAGATTACCGATTTGTACACATTTGAAAAGGTTCCGGAAAAACGCCACCCGTCTCTTTCAGCGCCGGTGAAAATTTTGACTGTATTCGGCTCAATATTTGTGGGCCTGGGAATAATTTTATTTATTTCATTTAACTGGAAACATATGGGGCCTTTCTTCAAGATCGGCACGGTTTCGGCTCTTGTATTTGTTTGCCATGCTCTTGCGGCATTGCTGTACAGTAAAAAATACGAGAAAAGCGCGGTCAGCCTTTCTTTGCTCGGAAATATTATTTTCGGCGCCGACATATACCTTGTGGCTCAGGTATTCAACATAATAAGCAGGTTTCCCAACGGTATATTTTTATGCGCTGCGGGCTCTGCCTTGACTGTTTATTTATACCGGTCACGCACAAATTACTATTTCACCTGCGCTCTTATGCTTATGTGGGTGTTGGGTGAGTCCATCGGATATAAAACCGCAAATTACCTGTTTATTCCGGCGCTTTTGCTTATTATGCTTCCTCTGGGTTACTGGTTAAAATCGCGCGCGGGAGTGGTTATCAGCCTCTGCGTTGCCTGGTACTGGATGATAGCAAACTCATTTATATGGGTGAACACTTATTTGTCTGTTATTCAGATGATGCCCGCTTTCCTTTTCGGGATGACAGTTTATCTTTGCGCTTACATGCACAAGGATAAAGAAACCGTGAAATACTTAGAGCCCTGTTACAGATGGAGCGGAACAGCGTTTATGTTGTTAAGCGCGTTTGCGTTTGCGAATGCGGGAATTTTTGAAGACGCAAAATATATTTTAAACAGCATAAAACTTCCATCTTTAATCTGCATGGTTTTATTGCTTGTGTGCGTTGCGGTTTTATACGGAATGTATTCAATCAGAACCAAAGATAAAATATTTATCCCGCTGGCTGTGATTTCCGCCCTGCTGCTGTTCTTTCTTCCGTCGATGAAATATTTCAAAATTATTGCGGTGATTCCGCTTGCGGTCCTTGCCATGGGGCTTTATGATAAAACCCGAAAGCCTGTTTTCCCTATCCTTCTTTCGGCGTATATTCCTTTTTACCTGTTTTTATATTCTATCCGCTGGCAGTCGGCGCCGGGAATATTTTCATTATTAATTTTGGCGGGGGTGATACTGTATTCATTCAACTGGTTTGTATTTAATGCGGGAAAAATACAACTGGAATATGTTTACGGGTATATGGGGCTTGGTATTGTCTTGTTTATATTCTATATATTTTCTTTTAATTTAGAGCCGGTTTATAATTATAGAGATTTCCATAAGATGAATTTTGAGTTCTGGATCTTCTGGGCCTTTTTGTTCGCGGTTTCTTCAGCGATGGTCTTAAAAGTATTTATGGAGAAAGAAAAACCAAGACTGTTTGAGTTTCTTACCCTTGCTTCAGGAATTGTTTTTTCTGTGTTGATGGCTTTAGCCGCGAAATTAAGCTATTTCAGCATTTATGTATCGGGTATATCCAATATAATAATCGTTGTATTGTCTACGGGGATTATTATTACCGGATACAGGATTGACAGAATCGGATTAAAAATAACAGGTTTTACATTCCTTATTTTAGAAATATTCTCGAGATATTTTGATTCCGGATGGGATTTTCTGACGCGGTCACTGATGTTTATCTCGGTGGGCGTAGTCCTCATAACAGCCGGTATTGTGCTTGAGAAAAACAAAGAGAAGCTTCTCGTCAAGGGAGGTATTTAA
- a CDS encoding glycosyltransferase family 4 protein, translated as MSVHKYKNKSHRKIAMIHYSYPPVIGGVEFVIEGHANLLSEIGYKVKIITASGGEATGGENIEIDKIEEIWGGNPIVKNSFTKKGKIRKDVFNWAKKLVKKKLRSSLKDVSVCIIHNIMTMHFNLVLTAALYDLINEMKTVKFIVWTHDLSMINPDYRLKFEDEYPRALLKKFNKHARYVAISEERQRQMASLFGIKKSNIKIVPNGIDVKGLLNIDDEIWKFAVTQGFFEKDFVAFFATRILKRKNIEKGMDIIYELKKRGLDVLYVITGPPDPHNKEAVKYYEYLLSYRKSRGLEKHVRFMTNVKSSAGTRLRIDTRRLRNLYRLCDILLLTSSQEGFGLPLLEAGLFRMPIFCSDIKPLQEVFGESAVYFGLNESPKKIADKIMGVCQKSILHRNFKKVMLNYSWPAIYHKYILKIIT; from the coding sequence ATGTCAGTCCATAAGTATAAGAACAAGAGCCACAGGAAAATCGCGATGATCCATTATTCGTATCCTCCGGTTATCGGGGGGGTGGAGTTTGTAATAGAGGGACATGCTAACCTCCTTTCGGAGATAGGCTATAAGGTTAAAATAATTACCGCTTCGGGAGGCGAAGCGACCGGCGGCGAAAATATTGAAATCGATAAAATAGAAGAAATATGGGGAGGCAATCCCATAGTCAAAAATTCATTCACCAAAAAAGGGAAAATAAGGAAAGATGTTTTTAACTGGGCAAAAAAACTGGTAAAAAAGAAACTCAGGAGCTCCCTGAAGGATGTTTCCGTTTGTATCATACATAACATTATGACTATGCACTTTAATCTGGTGCTTACAGCCGCCCTGTATGATCTGATAAATGAAATGAAAACCGTTAAATTTATCGTCTGGACACATGACTTGTCAATGATAAACCCCGATTACAGGCTCAAGTTTGAGGATGAATATCCCCGGGCGCTGTTGAAAAAATTTAATAAACATGCAAGATATGTGGCAATTTCCGAGGAGAGACAGAGACAGATGGCGTCTTTATTCGGCATAAAAAAGAGCAATATTAAAATAGTGCCCAACGGAATAGACGTGAAAGGCCTTCTTAATATTGATGATGAAATATGGAAATTTGCGGTTACTCAGGGCTTCTTTGAAAAAGATTTTGTCGCTTTTTTCGCCACCAGGATTTTAAAGAGAAAAAACATCGAAAAAGGCATGGATATAATCTATGAGCTGAAAAAAAGGGGACTGGACGTCCTTTATGTGATAACAGGGCCTCCTGATCCGCATAACAAAGAAGCTGTGAAGTATTATGAATACCTGCTGTCTTACAGGAAATCCAGAGGATTGGAAAAGCATGTGAGATTTATGACAAACGTAAAATCTTCCGCGGGCACGAGATTGCGGATAGACACAAGAAGGCTGAGAAACCTGTACAGGCTTTGCGATATACTTCTTTTAACTTCCAGTCAGGAGGGGTTCGGCCTGCCTTTGCTGGAAGCGGGTCTTTTCAGAATGCCTATATTTTGCAGCGATATCAAGCCCCTCCAGGAAGTCTTCGGTGAAAGCGCGGTGTATTTCGGTTTAAACGAATCTCCGAAAAAGATTGCGGATAAGATTATGGGGGTATGCCAGAAGAGCATATTACACAGGAACTTTAAAAAGGTCATGCTTAATTATTCCTGGCCGGCCATATACCATAAATATATTCTGAAGATTATTACTTGA
- the gdhA gene encoding NADP-specific glutamate dehydrogenase, with product MSYIKDVLALVKSRNAGELEFHQAVEEVFESLEPVMDRHPEFQKAKLLERIVEPERVIMFRIPWMDDDGEYQVNRGFRIEMNSALGPYKGGLRFHPTVNLGILKFLAFEQVFKNSLTTLPMGGGKGGSDFDPKGKSDSEVMRFCQSFMTELARHIGPDTDVPAGDIGVGGREIGYLFGQYKRLKNEFTGVLTGKKLNWGGSLIRPEATGYGAVYFAEEMLKTRKDSIKGKTCVVSGSGNVAQYTVEKLLQMGAKPVSLSDSNGSIYDPKGISAEKLAFIMELKNVKRGRIKEYAKKFGAEYLEGKKPWGIKCDAAFPSATQNEIDGDDAQTLLDNGCYVVAEGANMPTVPEGVKKFIDAGILYGPGKAANAGGVATSGLEMSQNSMRLLWTREEVDSRLRIIMQSIHGAAAKAAKDYGQEGNYVLGANISGFLKVADSMMDQGLV from the coding sequence ATGTCTTACATTAAAGATGTTCTGGCGCTTGTCAAAAGCCGGAATGCAGGTGAACTTGAATTCCATCAGGCTGTCGAAGAAGTTTTTGAATCTCTGGAGCCCGTTATGGACCGTCATCCTGAGTTTCAGAAAGCAAAGTTGCTTGAGAGGATTGTTGAACCGGAAAGAGTTATAATGTTCAGAATCCCGTGGATGGATGATGACGGGGAGTATCAGGTAAACAGGGGTTTCAGAATCGAAATGAACAGCGCTCTCGGCCCTTATAAGGGCGGATTGAGATTTCATCCCACAGTTAATCTTGGAATACTGAAATTTTTGGCGTTTGAGCAGGTCTTTAAGAATTCACTTACGACACTTCCCATGGGAGGCGGTAAGGGCGGTTCGGATTTTGATCCGAAGGGAAAATCTGATTCGGAAGTTATGCGTTTCTGCCAGTCTTTTATGACTGAACTTGCAAGACACATCGGCCCGGATACAGATGTTCCCGCGGGTGATATCGGTGTCGGCGGAAGAGAGATAGGATATCTCTTTGGGCAGTACAAAAGGCTGAAAAACGAGTTTACGGGAGTCTTAACCGGCAAGAAATTAAATTGGGGAGGCTCTTTAATCAGGCCCGAAGCTACGGGATACGGCGCCGTTTACTTTGCCGAAGAAATGCTTAAAACAAGAAAAGATTCGATAAAGGGAAAAACATGTGTGGTATCGGGTTCAGGGAATGTGGCCCAGTATACTGTAGAGAAACTTCTGCAGATGGGAGCCAAACCCGTGTCGCTTTCCGATTCCAACGGTTCCATATACGACCCTAAAGGAATCAGCGCGGAAAAACTTGCGTTTATAATGGAATTAAAAAATGTAAAGAGAGGCAGGATAAAGGAATATGCGAAGAAATTCGGCGCGGAATATCTGGAAGGCAAGAAACCATGGGGAATAAAATGTGACGCCGCATTCCCTTCCGCTACTCAGAATGAGATTGACGGGGATGACGCGCAGACCCTTCTTGATAACGGCTGTTATGTTGTTGCTGAAGGGGCTAATATGCCTACGGTTCCGGAAGGCGTTAAAAAGTTTATCGACGCCGGAATTCTATACGGTCCCGGTAAAGCCGCAAATGCTGGCGGGGTAGCGACTTCAGGCCTTGAAATGTCCCAGAATTCAATGAGACTGTTATGGACGAGAGAAGAGGTTGATAGCCGCCTTAGAATAATTATGCAGTCCATACACGGAGCTGCCGCAAAAGCAGCAAAGGATTACGGACAAGAGGGCAATTATGTTCTTGGCGCAAACATTTCCGGATTTCTAAAAGTTGCCGATTCAATGATGGATCAGGGGCTGGTTTAA